The Paraburkholderia megapolitana genomic sequence CAGGCCCGCTGTTTCCATCGATTGAATATTGTTTCCGCTCATCGACTGGATGTTGGCTCCCGCGGTCAACGCAACTATGGCGACGATGACCTTAACAAGGAGGTGTAGCGAAAGATCAATCGAAATTCTCATATTCAATACAATCAATTCAGTGCGCTTCAAGCGTCAGGAAATCAATCCCGCGCCCATTGCCGACATCCTCATGGATGCCGTTTGTTATATCCCCGATCGCACAAGACGCCTACATTGGCGATTGCTGCGCGATGCTAGCTGAAAAGCTCTCGAAACATTGTTAAATTGACTCGATTTACGACACATCTCCACAAATCTACACAAACCATTTAGCCCTCGGTCACGGTCTGCCGCCAATGAAAGTCAGCATTTCGCCGCTGATGGTCAACGCAGATGTGTCCTCACAACGACGGGTTTCAAATGATCGATCCGCTAACCCACCTTGGCTTTTGGCCCTACCGCAGGCGATGAATTGGTCTTTCTTTACTGCTCCCGACGGACGCCCACAGAGCGGATATTGATGGGCGACTCGTGTAAAGACGTATGAGGCCCAACTTGGGACCAGTCGAAAAGCTAAATATTTCAGGATCGCTGCCGTGAACGATCGTCCTGCATCCCACAGGTCTCGTATGGGAGTGCGGTCCTCAAGGAGGTGTGCATAAATTCTGGGTTAGCCAGTAGCCGTGCATGCCGATACCGCAAGAAAATCCACCGTTGAATCGCTTTCTTTGAATTTGGTGCGATTTGTCAGATTAACCGGTCTCGGCCGATACGCCGTCACCAAAGTGCAATACCTCGATTTAAATCGTTGACGTGAACGAAAAATGTTCCATCACGGTTCTTTATAGACGTGCCAAATGACATATACCGTCAATCGGGGAACCGCCCTTCGCCGCGGTTCCCCAATCGCAAACCATGCAGATCAATTCAACTTCATCACCTCAACCACATTCGCCTTCGGCACCACCGGCATATTCACAGCCGTGTGATCCAGATCGAGCGTCACCTGAGCAGTGCCGTTGAAGCCTTCGAGCTTCAGAGCGATCTTGCTACCCGGTAATACCGTGAAGTCCCGCGGCATCATCTCCAGCGCGAAGCTGTAGTTCGTGCCAGGCACAATCGGCTGCGGATGCTCGAGGCCCTTGTAGAACTGCGGATTCGCCCACCCGTAGGTCACATTATTACCATCCACCGACAGCGTCGCCTTAACGTCCGTCACAGCCGGCGAGAACTTCCCGGTCACGACAATCATGATCGTGCCGGCATACCGTGTCGCGTTGGCGAGCGGCGCGCTCGTATACGTCACGGTGTTCCTGCTATCGAAACTGACAGCATGGCTGTCGACACCTTCCGACGGATTCGACGTGAACAACCCACCAGTCGTGCCATCCCCGCGCAGGTAATACGGTGCCGTCGTCGTTGTCGGCCACGCGCTTTCCTTCACGATCAGCTCACCCGTCGGAATACAGTCTCTCGGGTTGTGTCCGTCCTTGCAGTGCCCGGTCAACGTGTTGCCATTGTTGTCCGGATTGTTGCTCGTGTCAGAGCCGCCGGTCGGCTGATCGCCTGCCGGAGTTTCGCGTGCATAAGTCGGTTGCGTTTCCACACCGTTATTCACGCCGAACAGATAGCGCGAATACCAGAGCAGCACTTCTTTTGCCCACTCCTTCTGCCAGACCGGATCATCGTGGTTCCGGCTATGCAGCCAGAGCTGCACGGGTTTCTTCAACTTGTACAACGTGTCGTACAGCTGCACGCCGTTCTTCGTCTTGACGTTGTTATCGTCCTGCCCCTGCGTGACCAAGGTCGCCGCCTTGATCTGATCGACGTGTTTCAGGGTATTGCGCGCTTTCCAGAAGTCGTTATAGGCCAACGTCGCGTCGTCGGACGCGGTAGAAAGCGTTTGATAGAACGATGCACATGCCTTGGCGGTACGGGTCGATTGCTCCGCCGCGAGGTAATCGGTGAGCCCAATCGTGCCGATCACGTCGGAGATCACACCGTTGTAGCGGAAGTAATCGTAGCCGTTGCTGATTCCCTCCACCGGTACGATCGCCTCGAGACCAGGAACGCCGGTAATCGCGACCATCGACGGCAAGGTGCCGCCGTAAGAGATGCCTTCCATCGCGACGTGCCCCGTCGACCAGCTCGCAGCCAGCAGATTTCCCTTGTCGTCGAAACCCGGCGCCGACTTGTCGCCGGTGAGCCAGCGGACCACGGCGGCCATTGCCTGACCTTCGGTCGAGTCCATCACCGACCAGCAACCATCGGAGAGATTGGTACCAAGAGAGTCCGCATAAATGACGGTGAACCCCATGCGGATATATTCCTCTTCGCCGAGGAACGGCTCGCGTTCGTTCGCCGCATAGTCCGGGTCCGCGTAGTAGACCGACGGTCGAACAATCACCGGCGTCTTCAACCCTTCATCGACTTCCGCAGGCTGCACGATGCGCAGCGCGATGCGATCCTTCTTGCCGTCGTGATCGGTATCGAACGG encodes the following:
- a CDS encoding CocE/NonD family hydrolase, which encodes MAYPALNTLYPGHDGPTVDDGMVLPWLSMRAPKKYSVTVETPFDTDHDGKKDRIALRIVQPAEVDEGLKTPVIVRPSVYYADPDYAANEREPFLGEEEYIRMGFTVIYADSLGTNLSDGCWSVMDSTEGQAMAAVVRWLTGDKSAPGFDDKGNLLAASWSTGHVAMEGISYGGTLPSMVAITGVPGLEAIVPVEGISNGYDYFRYNGVISDVIGTIGLTDYLAAEQSTRTAKACASFYQTLSTASDDATLAYNDFWKARNTLKHVDQIKAATLVTQGQDDNNVKTKNGVQLYDTLYKLKKPVQLWLHSRNHDDPVWQKEWAKEVLLWYSRYLFGVNNGVETQPTYARETPAGDQPTGGSDTSNNPDNNGNTLTGHCKDGHNPRDCIPTGELIVKESAWPTTTTAPYYLRGDGTTGGLFTSNPSEGVDSHAVSFDSRNTVTYTSAPLANATRYAGTIMIVVTGKFSPAVTDVKATLSVDGNNVTYGWANPQFYKGLEHPQPIVPGTNYSFALEMMPRDFTVLPGSKIALKLEGFNGTAQVTLDLDHTAVNMPVVPKANVVEVMKLN